The following proteins come from a genomic window of Limosilactobacillus reuteri:
- a CDS encoding SprT family protein, with product MTNAELQQLTEQWSKEYFGREFTHKVFFNKRLKTTGGRYHLSDHHIDINPLMYTEFDLHNLHQVVLHELCHYHLHLLGMDYHHRSREFKALLTQVGGSRYAPPTSKRKVNSKKNWHYICTGCGVEIARQRRFNTQRYICRRCGHKFILKN from the coding sequence ATGACTAATGCGGAATTACAACAATTGACTGAACAGTGGTCAAAAGAATACTTTGGGCGGGAATTTACGCACAAGGTATTTTTTAATAAGCGGTTAAAAACAACCGGTGGACGTTATCATTTAAGTGACCATCATATTGATATCAACCCGTTAATGTATACTGAATTTGATCTTCATAATCTGCACCAAGTAGTTCTTCATGAATTGTGTCATTATCATTTACATCTGTTAGGAATGGATTATCACCATCGCAGTAGGGAATTTAAAGCTCTATTGACACAGGTTGGTGGATCAAGATATGCGCCACCAACTAGTAAAAGAAAGGTAAATTCTAAGAAAAATTGGCATTATATATGTACCGGTTGTGGTGTTGAAATCGCGCGACAACGGCGTTTCAATACCCAACGATACATTTGTCGACGATGTGGTCACAAATTTATTTTAAAAAATTGA